A single window of Nasonia vitripennis strain AsymCx chromosome 4, Nvit_psr_1.1, whole genome shotgun sequence DNA harbors:
- the LOC103317557 gene encoding uncharacterized protein LOC103317557, which produces MFNRKGKEYKIWMDPDSKKYIPRSTKHDHKKRKLQILTDMLVDNASNSDSDSDNQSCHENVFQDREIEQFEEEQMDEVHSNSSESVNNVEIDDIDKEEECDIDKEEKWINAFLGGQEKSHSEEEIQFHNKIKST; this is translated from the exons ATGTTTAACAGAAAAGGTaaagaatataaaatttgGATGGATCCTGATTCTAAAAAATACATTCCAAGATCAACCAAACATGatcataaaaaaagaaaattacaaatattaaCTGAC ATGTTGGTAGATAATGCAAGTAACAGCGACAGTGACAGTGATAATCAGTCTTGTCATGAAAATGTTTTCCAAGATCGTGAAATTGAACAATTTGAAGAAGAACAGATGGATGAGGTTCACAGTAATTCAAGTGAGTCTGTAAACAATGTGGAGATAGATGATATTgataaagaagaagaatgtGATATtgataaagaagaaaaatggaTTAATGCTTTTTTGGGTGGTCAAGAAAAGTCACACAGTGAAGAAGAGATACAATTtcataacaaaataaaatctacaTAA